The genomic interval ACGAGGCGGGCGGCCAGCTGTTTTTTGGCTTCCATGGGATGCAGGGACTTGTCCAGCTCCTCGCCCAGGAGGATCGGGTACCAGCGGGCCATCAGCTCGTCGGAGATGCCCATCACCTTTCCGAACATGTCGGCGGGCGTGTCGTTGACGGCGATGTAGTTGCCCAGCGATTTGCTCATCTTGTTCACCCCGTCTGTCCCTTCCAGAAGGGGCAGGGTCAGGACGACCTGCGGCGGCTGGCCGGTCTGCTCCTGCATGTCGCGGCCGATGAGGAGGTTGAAAAGCTGCTCGCTGCCGCCCAGCTCCACGTCGGCGCGGACCTCCACGGAGTCCCAGCCTTGGAGGAGGGGGTAGGTCAGCTCGTGCATGGCGATGGGCTTGCCCGCCTCCCGGCGCTCCTGGAAGTCGCGCCGCTGAAGCATCTGGGTGGCGCTGCCGCGCCGCTGGAGCTGGAGTAGGTCGACGGCGGTCATCTTGTTGAACCAGGTGCCGTTGTAGACCACCTCCGTCTTGGCGGGGTCCAGGACCTTGAAGGCCTGGTCCTGGTAGGTGGCGGCGTTGGCGGCGATGGCTTCCCGGGAAAGTTCCGGGCGGGTGGAATCGCGGCCCGTGGGGTCGCCGATGGAAGCGGTGAAGTCGCCGATGATGAGGACGGCGTGGTGGCCGAGGTCCTGGAACGCGCGCAGCTTCAGGAGCGGCACGGTGTGGCCCAGGTGGATGTCCGGCGCGGTCGGGTCGACGCCGAATTTCACCCGCAGGGGGCGGCCCAGGGCCAGCTTCTTGGCCAGCTCCTCCTTGGAGTGGACGTGTTCGGTGCCGCGGGTGAGGGCGGCGAGGGGGTCTTGGGTCATGAAAGGGGGGATAAAGAAAAAAGGGCGGGCGGATGATCCGCCCGCCCTTTTGGGGATGGTCCGAAAGGACGAGCCTTACTTCTTGCTCTCGCCGGGGCGGTAGTCTTCCTGCGCCTGGGCGAAGGCGTCCTCGAGGGAGCCGAGGTCCTCGCCGGGACGGATGGTGTCCAGGCGCTCGCGCTCCTTCTCGAACTGTTCGTCGCTGTAGTCCATGGTCTTCAAGGAGAGGCCGATGCGGCGCTCCGCCTTGTCGATGCGGATGATGCGGGCCGTGACGTCCTGGCCGATCT from Verrucomicrobium sp. carries:
- the tyrS gene encoding tyrosine--tRNA ligase, whose amino-acid sequence is MTQDPLAALTRGTEHVHSKEELAKKLALGRPLRVKFGVDPTAPDIHLGHTVPLLKLRAFQDLGHHAVLIIGDFTASIGDPTGRDSTRPELSREAIAANAATYQDQAFKVLDPAKTEVVYNGTWFNKMTAVDLLQLQRRGSATQMLQRRDFQERREAGKPIAMHELTYPLLQGWDSVEVRADVELGGSEQLFNLLIGRDMQEQTGQPPQVVLTLPLLEGTDGVNKMSKSLGNYIAVNDTPADMFGKVMGISDELMARWYPILLGEELDKSLHPMEAKKQLAARLVTRFHNGEAARQAREGFEKVFSQHQLPDEIPSFTLSENKLPLAKLLQEIKAASSGSEARRLITQGGVTVAGEKVVDPMAPIDCSTETVVKCGKRFFAKVKA